The Haloarcula sp. H-GB4 genome segment GGTTCGTGTTCCAGCACTTCTATCTCCTGCCGACGTTGACTGCCGTCGAGAACGTCGAAGTACCACTGCTACTGGACAGTGACCCGAAAGTCAAACAACGGGCTAGAACCCTCCTAGAGCGGCTTGGGCTCGGTGACCGACTGGGCCACAAACCCGACGAACTCTCCGGCGGCCAGAAGCAACGCGTCGCCATCGCGCGTTCGCTGATCAACAGTCCGAAGGTGGTCCTCGCCGACGAGCCGACAGGGAACCTCGACAGCGAAACCGGTCGACAGATACTTGACGAGTTCCGCCGCATCGCCGACGAAGACGACGTGGCAATCGTCGCAGTCACCCACGACGATTTGGTCAATGAATACGTTGACCGCACCGTGCATTTAGTCGACGGAACTATTGGGAGGGAACGGAAGAATGGCGGGTAGGTTCTTCCCGGCCGCGCTGATGGCGCGGCGAAACCTCACGCGAACGAAGATGCGGTCGCTGCTGGCGTCGCTGGGTATCGTCATCGGCGTCGTTGCCATTGCTTCGCTGGGGATGTTCGGCGTCGCGCTCCAATACTCGTTTACCCAGAACCTCGGTAACGTCGGAAACCAGCTTACGGTCTACCCGAACTCCGGTGAAAACATCACTGAACTCACCGAACGCGATATCCGTACGATCCGCAGAGAGGCGAGCCCGACAGCGACTGTCTCGCCAGTAAAGACACGCTTTGAGCCAGTAGCGTACAACCGCGAGGACGCCGTCAGGGAGACAATATACGGCGTTGAGAATCCGGCGGAGTTATACGAGGCCAAGGAGGGACGGGTATCGCCGTTCCGGTCCGGTGCGCTTGTCGGTTCGAACGTCGCGGAGGAGCACGACCTGCATCCCGGGAGCCAGATCACCGTCAACGGGACCAGTGTCCGTATTCGGGCTGTACTCGAAGAAGGCGACCCGTTCTCTTCGACGAACCCCGATAACCGAATCATCATGCCAGCGACGTCGTTCAGCCAGCGTGGCTACTCGGAAGTGTACGTTATCGAGTCCACAGGGACGCAGGCCAATGAAACGGCGATGGGGATCCGCGACGCGCTCAACGACCGTGAGGAGCGGGTC includes the following:
- a CDS encoding ABC transporter ATP-binding protein, with product MTVIDAQGLVKRYRTGGQTLYALAGIDFALEAGEFVSIMGPSGSGKTTLLNILGLLDTPTEGTVLLEGQDVTGLGDSKRTALRKQTIGFVFQHFYLLPTLTAVENVEVPLLLDSDPKVKQRARTLLERLGLGDRLGHKPDELSGGQKQRVAIARSLINSPKVVLADEPTGNLDSETGRQILDEFRRIADEDDVAIVAVTHDDLVNEYVDRTVHLVDGTIGRERKNGG
- a CDS encoding ABC transporter permease — its product is MAGRFFPAALMARRNLTRTKMRSLLASLGIVIGVVAIASLGMFGVALQYSFTQNLGNVGNQLTVYPNSGENITELTERDIRTIRREASPTATVSPVKTRFEPVAYNREDAVRETIYGVENPAELYEAKEGRVSPFRSGALVGSNVAEEHDLHPGSQITVNGTSVRIRAVLEEGDPFSSTNPDNRIIMPATSFSQRGYSEVYVIESTGTQANETAMGIRDALNDREERVFVQELGSLVDTIEEQFQIINTVLAGIASISLLVAGISILNVMLMSTVERREEIGVLRAVGYQKRDVLKVMLMEATLLGFLGGVAGVILSLGAGLAINHYAVGDAMAVFRLPNAWYVGAAFAFGVLTSIVSGLYPAWKAASEEPVDALRG